The DNA window CCCCGTGGGCGCTCGGAGCCGGCGCGGAGGGTAGCGACGGTGTTCCAGCGGGAGCGGAGGGAAGCTCGATCAGCTTGTCCTTCAGCTCCAGCACGAGCCGCTCCGCCGTCTTTTTCCCTACCCCAGGAATTTTGGTGAGACGAGCGACCTCCTTCCGGGCAATGACCGCCGCCAGCTCTGCGGCCGTGAGGACGCTCAAGATGGCCATGGCGATCTTCGGACCGATGCTCGAAACGGAGATGAGGGCGCGGAACGCCGCCCGCTCTTCCCTGGCAGCGAAGCCGTAGAGAAGGAAGGCATCCTCCCGGACGTGGGTATGGACGAAGAGCGTGATGGTCTCTCGGAGAGGAGCAGCGCCCCCGGCGTGAGGC is part of the Chondromyces crocatus genome and encodes:
- the ruvA gene encoding Holliday junction branch migration protein RuvA — its product is MIGRLTGHVVEEEADGTTVLDVSGVGYEVMVPLGALGRARAIASSSSKGAGEKAHAVPHAGGAAPLRETITLFVHTHVREDAFLLYGFAAREERAAFRALISVSSIGPKIAMAILSVLTAAELAAVIARKEVARLTKIPGVGKKTAERLVLELKDKLIELPSAPAGTPSLPSAPAPSAHGDLLKSALTGMGYRPAEAERAVTALASRIDTAPLDEMIREALGLLSR